One window of the Diospyros lotus cultivar Yz01 chromosome 12, ASM1463336v1, whole genome shotgun sequence genome contains the following:
- the LOC127787375 gene encoding homeobox-leucine zipper protein HAT4, whose protein sequence is MTVEREDLDLSLSLSFTAAENRSSLQLNLMPSLVVSSSPPVAAFSPHKISWTTGPFPASPSDRNSEPFKASEPTRSFLKGIDVNRLPSSADCDDEAGVSSPNSTISSLSGKRSEREPTGDGDDNDNDAERACSRGISDEEDGDNSRKKLRLSKDQSAILEESFKEHNTLNPKQKLALAKRLGLRPRQVEVWFQNRRARTKLKQTEVDCEFLRRLCENLTEENRRLQKEVQELRALKLSPQLYMQMTPPTTLTMCPSCERVAVPPSSAHAPTPPHVPLEHPHHHHHRPMPINPWAALPQRPFDLGGLDRKSLLGPRA, encoded by the exons ATGACGGTTGAGAGGGAAGATCTGGACTTGAGTCTGAGCTTGAGCTTTACGGCGGCGGAGAACCGGAGTTCTCTGCAGTTGAATCTCATGCCTTCTCTCGTCGTCTCTTCTTCTCCCCCCGTGGCCGCTTTCTCTCCCCACAAGATCTCCTGGACTACCGGTCCCTTCCCTGCTTCTCCTTCCG ATCGAAACTCGGAGCCGTTCAAAGCATCGGAGCCCACCCGGTCGTTCCTGAAAGGAATCGATGTCAACCGGCTCCCGTCGTCGGCCGACTGCGACGACGAAGCCGGAGTATCTTCACCAAACAGCACTATCTCGAGCCTGAGCGGGAAGAGAAGCGAGAGGGAGCCCACCGGCGACGGCGACGACAACGACAACGACGCCGAGAGGGCTTGCTCTCGCGGCATCAGCGACGAGGAAGACGGCGATAACTCCCGGAAGAAGCTCCGCCTCTCCAAAGACCAGTCCGCTATTCTCGAAGAAAGCTTCAAAGAACATAATACTCTCAACCCG AAGCAAAAGCTGGCTCTGGCGAAGCGGCTTGGTCTGAGGCCCCGGCAGGTGGAGGTGTGGTTCCAGAACCGGAGGGCAAG GACGAAGTTGAAGCAGACGGAGGTGGACTGCGAATTTCTGCGGCGGCTCTGCGAGAACCTGACGGAGGAGAACCGGCGACTGCAGAAGGAAGTTCAGGAGCTCAGGGCCCTGAAACTGTCCCCACAGCTGTACATGCAGATGACCCCACCCACCACCCTCACCATGTGCCCCTCGTGTGAGCGCGTCGCCGTCCCACCCTCCTCCGCCCACGCGCCGACGCCGCCGCATGTCCCCCTCGAGcacccccaccaccaccaccaccgccCCATGCCCATCAACCCATGGGCCGCCTTGCCGCAGAGGCCGTTCGATCTGGGCGGCCTAGACCGGAAAAGTCTCCTGGGGCCGAGGGCATAA